The genomic region CCCGCCGCTGAAGGACGTCCCCTGCTCCTGGACGACCGCGGAGAGGCGCCAGTTCCCGAGCATGCGCCCGGTCGGCAGCGCGAACTCGCCGGCGAGCGTGCCGAACGAGCCGGGCTTCTTCGTGAGCGCGGCGACCTCGACCCCGTTGCCGTCGAAGAGCTGCACGCGCGCCTCGGCCGGGCCGGCGTAGGCCTTGAAGCCCTGCGGGACGCGCTGGAGCACGACGACGCGGAACTGCACCTTCTGGCCCGGGCGATAGACCGGGCGCTCCGTCTCCACGAGGAGCTGGAGGAAGGGCGGCGGAGAGAAGCCCTGCGAGACCTGATTCTGGAAGTAGGCGAAGGCCTCTCCGCTCTTGAGCAGCGGATCGACGTTCGCCCAGCTGTGCTCGTTGGGGCGCAGGCGGACGGTCATCGGCAGGGAGGCGCGGCCCGCCTCGTCGGTGCGCAGGGAGCGCCGCTCGGAGCGGTTGGCGTCGTGCGTGCGCATGAACACGTCGAGCTCGGCGCCCGTCAGCGCGCGCCCGTCGCGGCCGTCGAGCGCGTAGAGCCAGAAGGCGTCGGCGCTGCGCTCGGAGGGTCCTTCGGGACGGACGACGAGCTCTCCCTCGGGCACGGAGAGGCCCGCCGAACCGAAGAGCACGGCGTCGGTGAGGTTGAGGAAGGCGCCGACGATGAGCGCGGCGCCCCGCTCGCACGACTTCTCCGAGCAGGCGACGGCCGCGTAGAGACCGAGGCCCGCGTCGGACGCGTCCGCCTCGGTGGCCACGCTCTCGTGAAGATCGGGCGCCTGGACGGGGACGCTCCAGGCCCGCACGGGCTTGCGGGAGGCGACGAGGTCGACGAGGAGGTCCTGCGGGAGCCAGTTGAGGACGCCGGACCAGGTCGCGTCCCCTCCCTCGAAGCGCGCGCGGGAGAGGAGGTCCTCGGGAGCGAGTCGGTAGAGCCGCAGGTGGACGGCCTTCAGGTTGCGCGTCTGGAGCCGGAACGCTCCCTTGCCCGGCGGCGGGGCCGTCCGCGTCTGCAGGGCGAGCTCGGGCCGGCGGATCTCGGCGGAGAGCCGGGCGCAGTCGTCGGCCCCCCGGCTGCGCGGAGCCAGCTTCGCGGTCTCGGCGCAGACGCGAAGGGCGTCGTCGTTGCGCCGCAGCTCGCGCAGCAGGCCGGCGGCTTCGGCACCGGCGAGGCCCTTCGCCTCGGGCGCGCGGAACTCGCGCAGCCAGCGCTCGAGCTGGGCCGCGGCCGCCGCGCGCGCGGCGGAGGGGTCGCGGAAGGGCCCGACGAGGTCGGGGTGCCGGAAGGGGATGAGGAGGCGCTCGAGACGCCAGCTCTCGGCGGCCTCCGCGCGTCCCTCGCCGCCCAGCCGCCAGGCCTCCTCGAAGAGCGCGCCGGCCTGGACGGCGGGCGCGTCGGCCGGCGAGTAGTCGGAGGGGAAATCCGTCTTGAGGAAAGGCATCGGGTCGGGCCGCGACCCTTCTTCCTGCGCCTCATCCTCGAGCAGCCAGGTGCCGAAGCGGTACGCGTAGACGTCGAGAAGGGTCGGGTAGCGGCCGCGGTCGGCGCCCTTGGCGTCGAGCCAGTACGCCTCCTCGTCGACCGTGCGTCCGGCCATGCCTTTGCGGGACATCCACAGCGCGCGGTAGGACTCCACGATCTCCGCGCGGACCTCGGAGGGAGGACGGCGGAAGGCCTCCGTCTCGCCGATGACCTCATCCTCCGGCATCGTCCCGCCGTACTGCCCGAGGAACTCCCGACCGAGCTCGGCGCGCAGCAGCCGCAGGCGCAGGCGCGAGAGGGGGTCGGCGGGCGCCTCGGCCTTGCGCAGGCGCTCGAAGGCCTCGGCCCAGCGGAAGAGCAGCGCCTCGGACTCGCAGGCGCGGTAGAGGCCCTTGAAGGCGGCCTCGCCCTCCCCTTTGGAGAGCCCGTCATAGAGCTTCAGCGCCTCCTGGTACTGTCCCGACTCGAAGAGCTTGTCGGCCTGGGCGAGGCCGCCGGGCGCGGCGGCGGCGGGAGCGGCGAGGACGGCGAACAGCGCGGCGAGGAGGGGTTTTCTCATGGTCGTGGGACTCCGCGGGGGACGGCGCGCCGACGCTTCAGGTCAGCAGCCGTCGGAGGGATTCGGCGTTGACGATGACGATCATGCAGCATTCGGCCGACAGGTCCTGAGAATACATGTCCACGTGGGACATCATCAGGAGGTCCTGGCGCCCGTCGTAGTCCTCGAGGACCTTCCCGAGGATCTCGGTCTTCGTCCCCTCGTGGATCTCGGGGACGGAGAGGATGATCGTGGTGTCGAACTCGTCGGCGAGCGAGCCGACGACGCCCTGGGCGAGGATGTTGGAGACCTCGCCGATGGTGAGCTTCACGAGGTTCTTGAGGCGCGCCATCTTCTCGGCGAAGGGCCGGGTGACGGCGGCGGCGACGGACTTCGAGCTCGTGTCGGTGAAGAGGACCAGGAACTCCAGGGGAACGTCGGCGCGGGCGCGGAAGCGCGCGCCGATGCAGTGCCCCTGCTCGCGCTGGAACCAGGAGAGCAGCCGCACGACCGGGATCTCGTTGATGCTGGAGGCGGCGATGCCCCACTGCGTGTGGGACATCTTCGCGAGCAGCTGCGTGCTGCGCACGACGCCGGCCTCGAGCAGGCGGGTGACCGTCTCCTTCTGGGCGAGCGTGAGGTTCATTTGTTCATGGAGGGAGCGATCTTCTCGAGCAGGGCGCCGAGCTGTTCGACGTCGAAGGGTTTGCGCAGGATCCCCAGAGCCTTCAAAGCGGCGGCCTGCTCCTGCAGCTTGCGCTGGTCGTTGCCCGTGATGATGATGGCCCGGACCTGCGGGTCGAGCTTGCGAAGCTCCTTGAGCACGCTCAGGCCGTCCTGATCGGGCAGGGAGATGTCGAGGGTCACGAGGTCCGGCTTCGTTTCCCTATAAGACTGGATGCCCGCCGCGCCCGTGTCGGCCTGCGCAACGACCTCATGCCCGAACGACTCGAGCATCTCCTGCAGCATGAGCCGCAGGACCGGAGAATCGTCGACGACGAGGATGCGATAGCCCATGGGTGTCCCGTCCCGTCCCCCGACCGTATTCTGGGGGACCGTACATCGGCCGTAGTGTAGCAGGGGAGGACCCCCTCCGCAAGTAAGCGGAGGGTCAACGCTCGGGGGAGGAGCGGATCTCCGGCTTCTTCTTGCGCACGAGCTCGAGGACGGCCGCCACGAGCTTCTCGGCGTCCGCCGCGAGCTCCGAGATCCGCGGAGAGAGCATGTAGGCGGGCGTGCTGACCAGCGCGTTGCGGGAATCCACGACCACCCCGCCGATGCCGCAGCGCTCGTGCTTGGCGCCCATGGCCTCGAGGGCCTTCGCGGTGCCGGCGTCGTCGCCGATGGTGAGCAGGGGCTTCTCGTCGCCGAGAGCCCGGGCGACGACCGCCGGCGCGATGCAAAGCGCCCCGATGGGCTTTCCGGCCGCGTGCAGCTCCTTGAGCAGGCGCTCGAGGTCCGGCAGGACCTTGCAGGCGGGTCCGTCGGCGGCGAAGGTGGAGAGGTTCTTGGCGGCCCCGTACCCGCCGGGAAGGATCAGCGCGTCGAGGTCCGAGACGCGGGCGGTCCGGAGGTCCTGCACCGCGCCGCGGGCGATGCGGGCGGCCTCGGCGAGGACGTTGCGCTTCTCCGTGACGGGCTTGCCGCTGCGGTGGTCGACGACGTCGGCCTGGACGGCGTCGGGCGCGAAGCAGACGGCCTCCGCGCCGAGCCGATCGACGGCCAGCAGGACGAGCACGGACTCGTGGATCTCGGCCCCGTCGAGGTGGCCGCAGCCGGAGAGGACGACGCCGATCTTCGCTTTCGCCATGGTGCCTCTATTCTATAATTTTCGGCGCTCCCGCGTTTGCCGTGGTTCCACCCGGGAGAGCCGACCTCCCGCGCTTGCCGCCGTGCGGGAAATAGGGGAGAATCCCGGGAGCGCACGGAGAGGACCCATGGCCTACGAGTTCAAGCTGCCGGAGATCGGGGAAGGGCTCACCGAGGGGGAGATCGTCCGCTGGCACGTGAAGGAAGGCCAGACGGTCCGCGACAACGACCCCCTGGTCAGCATCCTCACCGACAAGGCCGAGGTCGAGATCCCGACGCCGGTGGCCGGCAAGGTCCTCAAGCTCTCCGGCAAGCCCGGGGAGAAGGTCCTCGTCGGCGCCGTCATCGCCGTGCTCGACGCCGGCGGGG from Elusimicrobiota bacterium harbors:
- a CDS encoding response regulator, which produces MGYRILVVDDSPVLRLMLQEMLESFGHEVVAQADTGAAGIQSYRETKPDLVTLDISLPDQDGLSVLKELRKLDPQVRAIIITGNDQRKLQEQAAALKALGILRKPFDVEQLGALLEKIAPSMNK
- the elbB gene encoding isoprenoid biosynthesis glyoxalase ElbB, whose translation is MAKAKIGVVLSGCGHLDGAEIHESVLVLLAVDRLGAEAVCFAPDAVQADVVDHRSGKPVTEKRNVLAEAARIARGAVQDLRTARVSDLDALILPGGYGAAKNLSTFAADGPACKVLPDLERLLKELHAAGKPIGALCIAPAVVARALGDEKPLLTIGDDAGTAKALEAMGAKHERCGIGGVVVDSRNALVSTPAYMLSPRISELAADAEKLVAAVLELVRKKKPEIRSSPER